Proteins from a genomic interval of Medicago truncatula cultivar Jemalong A17 chromosome 3, MtrunA17r5.0-ANR, whole genome shotgun sequence:
- the LOC11405677 gene encoding agamous-like MADS-box protein AGL80 has product MGRRKVEIAYITNNSNRRLTFRRRKNGIMKMIKELSILCGIEACAIISDENHHEAEVWPSPTEVVNVLSRFKNLSEHEQGKRMLDLESYLKQRIEKTQDQYHKLKMENKKKEMAGYIEKYMCTKEFNFGDAHLTNPNDFTDFINEQLKEVKQKLDSMDFQAQEDSIDFDDIDFDPNEFYLATP; this is encoded by the exons ATGGGCAGAAGAAAGGTGGAAATCGCATACATAACCAATAACTCAAATCGGAGGTTAAcattcagaagaagaaaaaatg gTATAATGAAGATGATCAAGGAATTGAGCATCCTTTGTGGTATAGAGGCTTGTGCAATCATTTCTGATGAAAACCATCATGAAGCTGAGGTTTGGCCTTCTCCAACTGAAGTAGTAAATGTGTTGTCAAGGTTCAAGAATTTGTCCGAACATGAACAAGGAAAAAGGATGCTGGATTTAGAGAGCTACTTGAAACAAAGAATTGAGAAAACCCAAGATCAGTATCACAAGCTAAAGATGgaaaacaagaagaaagaaatggCTGGATATATAGAGAAATATATGTGTACCaaagaatttaattttggtGATGCTCACTTGACCAATCCTAATGATTTTACGGACTTTATTAACGAGCAATTGAAGGAAGTCAAGCAAAAGTTAGATTCAATGGATTTCCAAGCTCAAGAGGATTcaattgattttgatgatattGATTTCGATCCAAATGAATTTTATCTAGCTACTCCATAA